A genomic segment from Spongiibacter sp. IMCC21906 encodes:
- a CDS encoding glutathione S-transferase N-terminal domain-containing protein, translating to MALIDLSNSLLASSVAAWRGTAAFHAGAAPRPEQLLVLYEYEGSPYCRLVREVLSELDLDAMIYPCPRGGSRYRPEATALSGISQFPFLIDPNTGDEILESAEIIDHLYQHYSARGRRRAPRGVKRGLQLSGSVAATLLRSSIGKGGYKAKPSQLPAQPLELFSFESSPYSRPVRELLCELEIPYILRNFAKSRWQEMGPPSVRNQWFSDAPITSVNRIRLRDLTGRSQVPYLIDSNTGIGMFESQDIIRYLKETYAL from the coding sequence ATGGCCTTAATTGACTTAAGTAATTCCTTATTGGCGAGCAGTGTTGCCGCTTGGCGGGGAACGGCGGCATTTCATGCAGGTGCTGCCCCGCGCCCAGAACAACTGCTGGTCCTGTATGAATATGAGGGCAGCCCCTATTGTCGATTAGTGCGTGAAGTGCTGAGCGAACTGGATTTGGACGCCATGATTTATCCCTGCCCACGGGGCGGAAGCCGCTATCGGCCAGAAGCGACCGCATTGAGTGGCATCAGCCAGTTTCCGTTTTTGATTGATCCGAATACTGGCGATGAAATTCTGGAATCCGCTGAGATTATTGATCATCTCTATCAGCACTACTCCGCGAGGGGGCGTCGCCGGGCCCCACGGGGGGTAAAACGCGGTTTGCAATTATCGGGTTCTGTGGCGGCGACGTTATTGCGAAGCAGTATTGGTAAGGGCGGGTATAAGGCCAAGCCTTCCCAGTTGCCGGCACAACCACTGGAGCTGTTTAGCTTTGAATCCAGCCCCTACTCTCGCCCTGTTCGTGAACTGCTATGTGAGTTGGAAATTCCTTATATTTTACGCAACTTTGCCAAATCGCGCTGGCAGGAAATGGGGCCGCCGAGTGTGCGAAATCAGTGGTTTTCAGATGCGCCGATTACCAGCGTTAATCGCATCCGTTTACGAGACTTAACGGGCCGCTCGCAAGTGCCTTATCTGATTGATTCCAACACGGGTATTGGCATGTTTGAGTCTCAGGATATTATTCGTTATTTGAAAGAGACCTATGCTTTGTGA
- a CDS encoding sigma-54-dependent Fis family transcriptional regulator produces MRQIVPDLDVSSLLESVAYPAILLSDEYEILAWNQKYLDSFGELSEGQNCYQVSHGYDRPCDQAGESCPLQACRESKAKERVLHIHNTPRGREHIDVEMLPLKNRSGQPSYFIEILKPVTIASAETNGEQMVGRSPAFNDMLELIQLVAPRKTSVLLLGESGTGKELAAKAIHDASPNANQSMITVECAGLTETLFESELFGHVKGAFTGASQNKPGLLEAAGGGTLFLDEIGDVPMGMQVKLLRLLETGTYRAVGSTQLKRADFRLVSATNKDLPAMIARGEFREDLYYRINAFPIVLPPLRDRSGDMALLSQSLLDKLAGKASYRLTKEAVMRLESEHFPGNIRELRNVLERGMIFARSNILDLSVLERSLKNHASLGDIAKNEGDELSTWTDLKTQQRRYLHRLLQHCHGDKQMAADIAGISARSLYRKLEGE; encoded by the coding sequence ATGCGACAAATTGTCCCAGACTTAGATGTAAGTTCATTATTGGAGAGTGTGGCCTATCCCGCCATCTTGCTATCGGACGAATATGAGATTCTGGCTTGGAACCAAAAGTACTTAGACAGTTTTGGTGAGTTGAGCGAAGGCCAAAACTGTTATCAGGTTTCTCATGGTTATGATCGTCCCTGTGATCAGGCGGGTGAAAGCTGCCCGCTCCAAGCCTGCCGGGAGTCAAAAGCCAAAGAGCGGGTGCTGCATATTCACAATACCCCAAGGGGGCGGGAGCACATTGATGTAGAAATGCTGCCGTTAAAAAACCGCAGTGGCCAACCCAGTTATTTTATAGAAATCCTTAAGCCGGTCACGATTGCCAGCGCAGAAACTAATGGCGAGCAAATGGTGGGTCGCAGCCCAGCGTTCAATGACATGCTGGAGTTGATTCAGTTAGTGGCACCACGAAAAACCTCGGTGCTACTGTTAGGTGAATCTGGCACGGGTAAAGAATTGGCCGCCAAGGCTATTCACGATGCCAGCCCAAACGCCAATCAAAGCATGATTACCGTGGAGTGTGCAGGGCTGACCGAAACCTTGTTTGAAAGTGAATTATTTGGCCATGTAAAAGGGGCCTTCACTGGGGCCAGCCAAAACAAACCCGGACTGCTGGAGGCGGCCGGGGGTGGCACCTTATTTTTGGATGAAATTGGCGACGTTCCCATGGGTATGCAGGTAAAACTGCTCCGCCTTTTGGAGACCGGCACCTATCGCGCGGTGGGAAGCACCCAGCTAAAACGGGCAGACTTTCGGCTGGTCAGCGCGACCAATAAAGACTTACCGGCAATGATTGCCCGGGGAGAGTTTCGCGAAGATCTGTACTACCGTATTAATGCGTTTCCTATCGTGTTGCCGCCCTTGCGCGATCGGTCGGGTGATATGGCGCTGCTCAGTCAATCGCTGCTCGACAAACTAGCAGGCAAAGCAAGCTACCGGCTGACGAAAGAAGCGGTCATGCGCCTGGAGTCAGAGCACTTTCCGGGCAATATTCGCGAGCTGCGAAATGTTCTGGAGCGGGGAATGATCTTTGCGCGATCTAATATCTTGGATTTGTCCGTACTGGAACGCAGTTTGAAAAACCATGCCTCCCTTGGTGATATTGCTAAAAATGAAGGTGATGAGCTTTCTACGTGGACAGATTTAAAAACCCAACAACGCCGCTATTTACATCGTCTTTTGCAACATTGTCATGGCGATAAACAGATGGCAGCGGATATCGCGGGGATTAGCGCCCGGTCACTATATCGCAAGCTTGAGGGGGAATAG
- a CDS encoding cytochrome ubiquinol oxidase subunit I: MDLDPFVLARIQFAANISFHILFPAISIGLAWLLLFFRLRYSQTGDKAWEFAYFFWVKIFALTFAMGVVSGITMSFQFGTNWPGFMEKAGNVAGPLLGYEVLTAFFLEASFLGIMLFGKNRVSNRLHLTSTFLVAFGTTLSAFWILSLNSWMHTPTGYRLENGVVMVESWIDVIFNPSFPYRFFHMLTASLLTSAFLIAGVSAWRTLKNVDGPATWKVLKTGVILAAILAPLQIFIGDLHGLNTLKHQPAKVAAMEAIWDTQESAPFTVFALPDEQSRSNKYALEVPYAASLILTHNVNGEVKGLNDFKDQHPPVAMVFWSFRVMLAMGGLMLLVSWWGIIEIRSKRSPRRVFLTTLSAMTFSGWIAVLAGWYVTEIGRQPWIVNGVLAVKDVVADHSGATVAGSLTGYILLYLFLLASYIGALRHLSKKPAASLIMGPANRKQDPANHVSGEA, from the coding sequence ATGGACCTCGACCCCTTTGTACTGGCACGGATTCAGTTTGCCGCCAATATCAGCTTTCATATTTTGTTTCCGGCCATTTCCATTGGCCTTGCCTGGCTGTTGCTGTTCTTTCGTTTGCGCTACAGCCAAACCGGTGACAAAGCCTGGGAGTTCGCCTATTTCTTCTGGGTAAAAATCTTTGCCCTCACCTTCGCGATGGGTGTGGTATCTGGCATCACCATGAGCTTTCAGTTTGGCACCAATTGGCCGGGGTTTATGGAAAAAGCCGGTAATGTCGCTGGACCACTGCTGGGCTACGAGGTACTGACCGCCTTTTTTCTAGAAGCTTCCTTTCTCGGCATTATGCTGTTTGGCAAAAACCGAGTATCCAACCGCCTACACTTAACCAGCACCTTTTTGGTGGCTTTTGGCACCACCTTATCTGCCTTCTGGATTCTGAGTTTAAATTCCTGGATGCACACGCCTACAGGTTACCGCTTGGAGAACGGCGTGGTAATGGTAGAAAGCTGGATAGACGTGATCTTTAATCCTTCGTTTCCCTATCGATTTTTTCACATGCTGACCGCTTCTTTACTCACCAGTGCGTTTTTAATTGCCGGGGTGAGTGCATGGCGAACGCTGAAAAATGTCGACGGCCCTGCTACCTGGAAAGTCTTAAAAACCGGGGTGATTTTGGCCGCAATATTGGCGCCGCTGCAGATCTTTATTGGTGATCTTCACGGCCTCAATACGCTAAAGCACCAACCCGCAAAAGTAGCGGCAATGGAGGCGATCTGGGATACCCAAGAAAGCGCCCCTTTTACGGTATTTGCGCTCCCCGATGAACAAAGCCGCAGCAACAAATATGCCCTTGAAGTGCCCTACGCGGCCAGCCTGATCCTAACCCACAACGTTAACGGTGAGGTCAAAGGTTTGAACGACTTTAAAGATCAGCATCCCCCTGTCGCCATGGTGTTCTGGTCCTTTAGAGTAATGCTTGCTATGGGTGGGCTCATGCTGCTTGTTTCCTGGTGGGGCATAATTGAAATCCGAAGTAAGCGCTCACCAAGGCGTGTGTTTCTTACCACACTATCAGCCATGACCTTCTCTGGCTGGATCGCGGTTCTGGCAGGCTGGTATGTCACTGAAATCGGTCGCCAACCCTGGATCGTCAACGGTGTACTGGCAGTAAAGGACGTAGTTGCTGATCACAGTGGCGCTACCGTTGCGGGCTCTTTAACCGGCTATATTCTGCTGTACCTGT